The Magnolia sinica isolate HGM2019 chromosome 9, MsV1, whole genome shotgun sequence genome contains a region encoding:
- the LOC131254776 gene encoding pre-mRNA-splicing factor sap145-like, with translation MDKSWIHLSRYDATIEGLTPNGYHVSYDGWGNKEEVKLREMKPGVLSQELKEALGMPDGAPPPWLINMQRYGPPPYPHLKIAGLNAPIPPGARFGYHPGGWGKPPVDEYGRPLYGDVFGVQQHEQLNYEEEPVDRSKH, from the exons atggataagagttggattcattTGTCAAG GTATGATGCAACCATCGAGGGTCTCACTCCAAATGGATATCATGTCTCCTACGATGGATGGGGGAATAAGGAGGAG GTGAAGCTTAGGGAGATGAAGCCAGGTGTCTTGTCACAGGAACTAAAAGAAGCTCTTGGTATGCCAGATGGTGCCCCTCCTCCCTGGCTTATCAACATGCAG AGATATGGTCCTCCACCTTATCCGCATCTCAAAATTGCTGGCTTGAATGCTCCGATCCCTCCTGGAGCTCGCTTTGGTTATCATCCTGGAGGCTGGGGTAAACCTCCTGTTGATGAA TATGGGCGTCCTTTATACGGAGATGTTTTTGGTGTCCAACAACATGAACAACTCAACTATGAG GAAGAGCCTGTTGATAGGAGCAAGCATTGA